A genome region from Methanobacterium subterraneum includes the following:
- a CDS encoding DUF998 domain-containing protein, which yields MKSKNEEHKLKLTVAGILFFLAASVVLMGIITGEIFYPEELTYTTPKSMISDLGSTVPPNSIITQPSATIFNISMMIAGILILVGNYFLFKFYHEKIAGILIGLLGLGVLGVGIFPGNMTPMHPIFSLMAFISGGLAAIYSYRLIKSTFKYIAIIFGIICLFFLFTSTMFIPVLGGGGVERWVAYPVVLWLLGFGGYIIGLGSKENTQ from the coding sequence ATGAAAAGCAAAAATGAAGAACATAAATTAAAACTCACCGTAGCGGGAATTTTATTCTTTCTAGCTGCTTCTGTGGTCTTAATGGGCATTATAACTGGTGAAATATTCTACCCCGAAGAACTCACCTACACCACACCTAAAAGCATGATAAGTGATTTAGGGTCCACTGTACCACCCAACAGCATCATAACCCAGCCATCGGCAACTATATTCAACATTTCTATGATGATTGCCGGAATACTAATATTAGTGGGTAATTATTTCCTTTTCAAATTTTACCATGAAAAAATAGCAGGAATATTAATAGGATTACTGGGACTGGGAGTTCTGGGGGTGGGAATCTTCCCCGGAAATATGACACCAATGCACCCAATATTTTCATTAATGGCATTCATAAGTGGGGGATTAGCTGCTATTTACTCCTACCGATTAATCAAATCAACATTTAAATATATTGCAATTATTTTTGGAATTATCTGTCTGTTTTTCCTCTTCACATCCACCATGTTCATTCCTGTGCTGGGTGGGGGTGGGGTGGAAAGATGGGTAGCCTATCCCGTTGTCCTGTGGTTACTGGGATTCGGGGGTTACATTATTGGTCTGGGATCGAAAGAAAACACACAATAA
- a CDS encoding P-II family nitrogen regulator — MNNTCSSFKLIYVIVEAGRGSHIMESARKAGAEGGTIYFGRGTSIHEHGKFFGMPIEPEKEVVMIVIKESLVNQVFEAIVLEGEINTPRKGIAFILDVDRVAGICHLNEHESK, encoded by the coding sequence ATGAACAATACCTGTTCCAGTTTTAAATTAATATACGTGATAGTTGAGGCAGGGCGTGGAAGTCATATAATGGAATCCGCCCGGAAGGCGGGTGCTGAAGGAGGAACCATATACTTTGGAAGAGGAACCAGCATACACGAACATGGTAAATTTTTTGGCATGCCCATTGAACCAGAAAAAGAAGTGGTTATGATAGTTATTAAAGAATCCCTAGTAAATCAGGTATTTGAAGCCATAGTACTTGAAGGAGAGATAAACACTCCAAGGAAAGGAATAGCATTCATACTGGATGTTGATAGAGTAGCCGGGATATGCCACTTAAATGAACATGAATCCAAATAA
- a CDS encoding DUF1538 domain-containing protein has protein sequence MVLMGAIEVLKEVLEAIAPVLILFFIFQVLVLKKIPENIRDLLSGVLMTIIGFFLFFYGAKISLIPMGGQIGTYLAGVDFFWVVILIFIVGVCAILAEPAVNVFVYEVEKVSSGYVRKNILIISIALGVGVALIFSALRIYFNLPLAVILIPGYIIILCMVMLTPKEFIAIAFDSGAVATGPMVVTFALPIMTSLAIGLRGGDSGILGLGTVGLVAMFPIASILMIGILLKRREKS, from the coding sequence ATGGTTCTTATGGGTGCTATCGAGGTCTTAAAGGAAGTATTAGAGGCAATAGCCCCTGTATTAATACTATTTTTCATCTTTCAGGTTTTGGTTTTGAAAAAAATCCCTGAAAATATAAGAGACCTCCTATCTGGTGTGTTAATGACAATAATAGGATTTTTTTTATTCTTTTACGGTGCTAAAATAAGTTTAATCCCCATGGGTGGTCAGATTGGGACATATTTAGCGGGTGTTGACTTTTTCTGGGTGGTTATTTTAATATTCATTGTAGGAGTTTGTGCCATTCTAGCAGAACCAGCAGTGAACGTGTTCGTATACGAAGTGGAAAAGGTATCATCAGGCTATGTCCGTAAAAATATACTAATTATAAGCATTGCCTTGGGTGTTGGGGTGGCTCTTATATTTTCGGCACTGAGAATATATTTTAACTTACCCTTAGCCGTAATACTGATACCTGGCTACATAATTATCCTGTGCATGGTCATGTTAACCCCCAAGGAATTTATTGCCATTGCATTTGATTCCGGTGCAGTAGCCACCGGTCCAATGGTCGTTACCTTTGCATTGCCAATAATGACTAGTTTAGCCATTGGATTAAGGGGTGGTGATTCAGGAATTTTAGGTTTGGGAACTGTAGGATTGGTGGCCATGTTTCCCATCGCATCCATATTGATGATAGGAATTCTACTGAAAAGGAGGGAAAAATCATGA
- a CDS encoding DUF1538 domain-containing protein: protein MYSKEMIKELKATLKSLSPAILLIIIFQILFIKQPLTQFITVIMGLIFTILGFTLFIQGAKKGLLPLGESMGSSFIEKKAFILILIFGFLLGLTLTIAEPDVRLVAFQISQITVLDITQNELIYVTAIGLGIFTLVAILRNMLDLPIKYIIVPGYTAAIILSIFTSSDFIPKAYDLGAVTTGPMTVPFLIAIGVGIASVMGNRDRLEAGFGIMAIGSIGPILAILIWSILRGG, encoded by the coding sequence ATGTACAGTAAAGAAATGATAAAGGAGCTAAAAGCTACTTTAAAATCCCTTTCGCCGGCTATCTTATTGATTATAATATTCCAAATATTATTCATTAAACAGCCATTAACCCAGTTTATCACTGTAATCATGGGCCTTATTTTCACTATTCTGGGGTTTACCCTTTTCATACAAGGAGCAAAAAAGGGCCTATTGCCTTTAGGAGAAAGCATGGGTTCTTCATTTATAGAAAAAAAGGCATTCATACTTATTTTAATATTCGGTTTTTTATTGGGCCTCACCCTGACCATTGCCGAACCTGATGTTAGGTTAGTTGCCTTCCAAATCAGTCAGATAACTGTCCTGGATATTACTCAGAATGAACTGATCTACGTAACTGCCATTGGACTGGGCATATTTACCCTGGTGGCAATCTTAAGGAACATGCTGGACTTACCCATTAAGTATATAATAGTCCCAGGCTACACTGCCGCTATAATACTCTCCATATTCACTTCCAGTGATTTTATACCCAAAGCATATGATCTGGGGGCCGTAACCACTGGTCCCATGACAGTCCCATTCCTTATAGCTATAGGTGTAGGTATAGCGTCGGTAATGGGTAATAGAGATCGGTTGGAAGCAGGGTTCGGGATAATGGCCATAGGATCCATTGGCCCGATTTTAGCCATATTAATCTGGAGTATACTAAGGGGTGGATAA
- a CDS encoding DNA glycosylase, translated as MISEFSISPQKFKGSLNLSLTINSGQTSQPPWKKGNFYFQELIMIDDAPCLVKIRHDDADPEGDLEIIAESPENMTEKTIETSIREIFDLDHDLNRFYQFLGDDPKLAPTIDFCQGMRLFKAHDPFECIISSISSANCSIIRWTRSIEDIKRKWGDGYRFSSGDFYTFPSAEVLSNVPEHDLEEMQRAEDNLPDDFVFERNLQACGVGYRAKYIIKAASIVQSEINLQKLSKMKYEKAVDTILELPGVGPKVADCILLYGFGMGEAFPVDVWIKRIIEDLYFPGEELKPQTVREFGMERYGKWAGYVQLYLFHYARKSGLLESLRKK; from the coding sequence ATGATAAGTGAATTTTCTATCTCACCACAAAAATTCAAAGGATCTCTAAATCTATCCCTCACCATTAACAGTGGGCAGACCAGCCAGCCCCCCTGGAAAAAAGGTAATTTTTACTTCCAGGAGCTTATAATGATTGATGATGCCCCTTGCCTGGTTAAAATTAGGCATGATGATGCAGATCCTGAAGGTGACCTTGAAATAATTGCTGAATCCCCTGAAAATATGACAGAGAAGACTATTGAAACTTCAATTCGGGAAATATTCGACCTTGACCATGATCTAAACCGTTTTTACCAGTTTTTAGGCGACGATCCTAAACTAGCACCTACCATTGATTTCTGCCAGGGAATGCGACTTTTCAAGGCCCATGATCCATTTGAATGTATCATATCATCCATATCATCAGCAAACTGTTCCATAATACGCTGGACACGTTCAATAGAAGATATTAAAAGGAAATGGGGTGATGGGTATCGTTTTAGTTCAGGTGATTTCTACACATTCCCCTCTGCAGAAGTTTTGAGTAATGTGCCAGAACACGACTTGGAAGAAATGCAAAGAGCAGAAGACAATTTACCTGATGATTTTGTCTTTGAAAGAAATCTACAGGCATGTGGTGTGGGTTATCGGGCAAAATACATTATTAAGGCCGCAAGTATAGTTCAATCTGAAATAAATCTTCAGAAGCTATCTAAAATGAAGTATGAGAAAGCCGTCGACACCATCCTAGAACTACCAGGTGTGGGGCCAAAAGTTGCTGATTGTATCCTTCTATATGGTTTTGGTATGGGCGAAGCATTCCCGGTGGATGTGTGGATTAAAAGAATTATAGAGGACCTTTACTTCCCTGGTGAAGAATTAAAGCCACAAACAGTCCGAGAATTTGGGATGGAACGTTACGGTAAATGGGCGGGTTACGTTCAACTCTATTTATTCCATTATGCCCGTAAATCTGGACTCTTAGAATCTTTAAGAAAAAAATGA
- a CDS encoding lipocalin-like domain-containing protein, protein MPKATLNDLDELEKQNIALSLWMKEFNAKKIPKGVKKRILSKKNSPESFGERMHHRVQDLLDNPDSFTPSYRKRYEKLLEHCNSLTSIQAYALNHLLGMDSSRGYHYIPDESNLEFPRDFAPQLGYQVGWHFFVGNCRDTRRREYGILVSFYRYSLLPPEMAHSFGLSDWDNQIFEMQLAIARAGEEHLQARPFAIAGTTGLLNFSNQPFHYQAGNNRIISEKEDELFPLRVQAWGVNQGGGEDVEMEVDLGFSSEKDFLLQGNKGCLPCCCGVGTLYYSATNLRMEPGSIIKLDGEEITLTQGQFWFDHQWGNALEPLGNSRCKVARAANVLTKTSHSRGWDWFMAQFDGNREMTMYAPHTDENLAYYWQAGEEPPGTMIVAVKGQYIDAEHNVVDMRGNLKIDKWVKSIKSSNPENYFITNTWYPDHWEFQFEDMVPEDIRHFTLTPIVSGGQTGYNASGAQYSEGGVYIRNPDGRLLGKGFAESVYYADAHGNIFHLAGLPDTPEMRKLMEPPEPSALLKLKGALYMAWPPNQRKLKNMLEKCLEQGLPMDLIK, encoded by the coding sequence ATGCCTAAAGCTACACTAAATGATTTAGATGAACTAGAAAAGCAAAATATCGCCTTGTCATTGTGGATGAAAGAATTCAATGCCAAAAAGATTCCTAAAGGTGTTAAAAAACGAATATTAAGCAAAAAGAACAGCCCAGAATCATTTGGAGAGCGGATGCACCACCGTGTCCAGGATCTCTTGGACAATCCAGACTCATTCACTCCCAGTTACCGGAAACGGTATGAAAAATTATTGGAACATTGTAATTCACTAACTTCAATACAGGCTTATGCTCTGAACCATCTTTTAGGCATGGACAGCAGCCGAGGATACCATTATATCCCTGATGAATCTAACCTAGAATTTCCCCGGGATTTCGCCCCGCAACTGGGATACCAGGTAGGCTGGCACTTCTTTGTAGGTAACTGTCGTGACACCCGAAGACGTGAATACGGGATCCTGGTCTCATTCTACCGTTACTCATTACTACCTCCAGAGATGGCCCACAGTTTCGGATTGTCAGATTGGGATAATCAGATATTCGAAATGCAACTGGCCATAGCCCGGGCCGGTGAAGAACACCTCCAGGCACGTCCATTTGCCATTGCCGGGACAACTGGACTTTTGAACTTTTCCAACCAACCGTTCCATTACCAGGCTGGAAATAACCGGATCATATCTGAAAAGGAAGATGAACTCTTTCCTCTCCGAGTTCAGGCCTGGGGGGTGAATCAGGGTGGTGGAGAGGATGTGGAGATGGAAGTTGATCTGGGATTCTCATCTGAAAAGGATTTCCTACTCCAGGGAAATAAAGGATGCTTACCCTGCTGTTGTGGTGTGGGCACCCTTTATTATTCCGCCACCAACCTCCGGATGGAACCGGGAAGTATCATTAAACTGGATGGTGAGGAAATAACTCTAACTCAGGGTCAATTCTGGTTCGACCATCAGTGGGGCAACGCCCTGGAACCACTGGGCAACAGCCGGTGTAAAGTAGCCCGGGCAGCCAATGTCCTGACTAAAACTTCCCATTCCAGGGGATGGGATTGGTTCATGGCCCAGTTTGATGGAAACCGGGAGATGACCATGTACGCACCACACACCGATGAAAATCTGGCATACTACTGGCAAGCCGGTGAAGAACCACCAGGCACCATGATTGTGGCGGTGAAGGGACAGTACATCGATGCGGAACACAATGTAGTAGATATGCGGGGAAACTTGAAGATTGATAAATGGGTTAAGAGTATTAAATCATCCAATCCTGAGAATTACTTCATTACCAACACCTGGTATCCAGATCACTGGGAATTCCAATTTGAAGACATGGTACCGGAAGATATCCGTCACTTCACCCTAACTCCCATCGTAAGTGGGGGGCAAACTGGTTACAATGCCAGTGGAGCTCAGTACAGTGAAGGAGGAGTCTACATCAGAAACCCAGATGGCCGGTTACTGGGGAAAGGTTTTGCTGAATCAGTTTATTACGCTGATGCCCATGGGAACATATTCCACCTGGCAGGGTTGCCAGACACGCCGGAAATGAGGAAACTCATGGAACCACCCGAACCCTCTGCACTCTTGAAGTTAAAAGGAGCACTTTACATGGCCTGGCCACCCAACCAGAGGAAGCTTAAAAATATGCTGGAAAAATGTCTGGAACAGGGATTACCCATGGATCTCATAAAATGA
- a CDS encoding GAF domain-containing protein, with protein MVSKEDINVFRRKILDMLPDSTLKEVSDLVLDTTKKFLKSESCYVAFLDPENGDSVGVSFSHLTEDCKMYEEMGEARFKVLKDGSYGGLLGYSLDTGESLYVHDITNHPAAHGLPPGHEPVSQFLSVPVKFEEEVIGQIVAGNPEVDYDDRDLEICEEIAEVYGKILNEMLYK; from the coding sequence ATGGTGAGTAAAGAGGATATTAATGTTTTCCGAAGGAAAATTCTGGACATGCTGCCAGATTCTACTCTGAAAGAAGTTTCAGATTTGGTTTTAGATACAACAAAGAAGTTCCTTAAAAGTGAAAGCTGTTACGTGGCATTTTTAGATCCTGAAAACGGAGATAGTGTGGGAGTATCATTTTCTCACCTCACAGAGGATTGCAAGATGTACGAAGAGATGGGTGAAGCACGATTTAAGGTTCTAAAAGATGGTAGTTATGGTGGACTGCTGGGTTACTCCCTGGATACTGGTGAATCATTATACGTGCATGATATCACCAACCACCCTGCTGCTCATGGCCTCCCACCAGGGCATGAACCAGTAAGTCAGTTTTTATCAGTTCCTGTGAAATTTGAAGAGGAAGTTATTGGTCAAATAGTTGCGGGAAATCCAGAAGTGGACTATGATGACCGTGACTTGGAAATCTGTGAAGAAATAGCTGAAGTTTATGGTAAGATCTTGAATGAAATGCTCTATAAATAA
- a CDS encoding peptidylprolyl isomerase, translated as MKKAIIETDKGNIELTLFEKEAPKTVANFEKLANSGFYNGLTFHRVIPDFVIQGGCPKGNGTGGPGYTIKCEINPHKHGTGALSMAHAGKDTGGSQFFITHSPQPHLDGVHTVFGKVVKGMEVVNAIQPGDVMNKVTVTDE; from the coding sequence ATGAAAAAAGCGATTATTGAAACTGATAAAGGAAATATCGAACTTACCCTTTTTGAAAAGGAAGCCCCTAAAACAGTGGCTAACTTTGAGAAACTGGCCAACAGTGGATTCTACAACGGTTTAACATTCCACCGGGTTATTCCCGACTTTGTAATTCAGGGCGGATGTCCTAAGGGAAATGGAACTGGCGGACCAGGTTACACAATAAAATGTGAGATAAACCCTCATAAACATGGAACTGGAGCTCTTTCAATGGCTCATGCTGGTAAGGACACTGGTGGAAGTCAGTTCTTCATCACCCACTCCCCACAACCCCACCTGGATGGTGTGCATACTGTATTCGGTAAAGTGGTTAAGGGAATGGAAGTGGTTAACGCCATCCAACCTGGCGACGTGATGAATAAAGTCACAGTAACCGATGAATAA
- a CDS encoding acetylornithine transaminase produces the protein MNTEEIMAQDNEYVMQTYGRQPLALKKGKGAVVWDVEGRAYIDCVAGIAVNNVGHAHPRVAEAISKQAHKLIHTSNIYYTEEQVRLAKLLVEVSPHQKAFFCNSGAEANEGAIKLARKYTGKGEIIAMENSFHGRTITTITATGQHKYKKNFGPLTPGFKHVPYGNLEAVGEAITNETAAVLVEPVQGEGGIIIPPEGYLDELKKLCHENDVLLIFDEVQTGFGRTGEMFASQTFKVTPDITTLAKAIAGGFPMGAVMASEEVGNAFQPGDHAATFGGGPLACAAGLASVETIREEGLLVRSRENGEYFKNQLKELFLEHGLVEDVRGVGMMLGMEMDMPCSRMVDDMRLQGVLVNCTAEKVLRFVPPLVISQEQINDVTDCLDEILRRLSD, from the coding sequence ATGAACACAGAGGAGATAATGGCTCAGGACAATGAATATGTAATGCAAACCTATGGTCGCCAGCCTCTGGCTCTTAAAAAGGGTAAGGGGGCTGTGGTATGGGATGTGGAAGGTCGTGCCTACATTGACTGTGTTGCAGGAATAGCAGTAAATAACGTTGGCCACGCCCATCCACGGGTGGCTGAGGCCATCAGCAAACAGGCTCATAAGTTAATCCATACATCCAATATTTACTACACTGAGGAGCAAGTGCGCCTGGCTAAACTTCTGGTTGAAGTTTCACCCCACCAGAAGGCCTTTTTCTGTAACAGTGGAGCAGAGGCCAATGAAGGAGCTATTAAACTGGCCCGGAAGTACACTGGTAAGGGGGAGATCATTGCCATGGAAAACAGTTTCCACGGGCGAACCATCACCACCATTACCGCCACTGGTCAACATAAGTACAAGAAAAACTTCGGACCCCTGACCCCTGGCTTTAAACACGTACCCTACGGTAACTTGGAAGCTGTGGGTGAAGCCATAACCAATGAAACTGCTGCAGTGCTGGTTGAACCAGTTCAGGGTGAAGGTGGGATAATAATACCTCCTGAAGGTTATCTGGATGAATTAAAGAAATTATGTCATGAAAATGATGTTCTGCTGATATTTGATGAGGTTCAAACTGGTTTTGGGCGTACCGGTGAGATGTTTGCCTCACAGACATTTAAAGTAACTCCGGATATCACCACCCTGGCCAAGGCCATTGCCGGAGGCTTCCCCATGGGTGCGGTTATGGCCAGCGAAGAAGTTGGAAATGCTTTCCAGCCTGGTGACCATGCCGCCACCTTTGGTGGTGGGCCACTGGCTTGTGCTGCGGGTCTGGCATCGGTGGAGACCATCCGGGAGGAAGGACTCCTGGTCCGGTCACGTGAAAATGGTGAGTACTTCAAGAATCAGCTGAAGGAATTATTCCTAGAACACGGCCTGGTGGAAGATGTTCGAGGCGTTGGAATGATGCTGGGAATGGAAATGGACATGCCATGCAGTAGAATGGTTGATGACATGCGTCTGCAGGGAGTTCTGGTCAATTGCACCGCGGAAAAAGTACTCCGATTCGTCCCCCCACTGGTTATCAGCCAGGAACAGATTAATGACGTTACTGACTGTCTGGATGAAATACTTAGGAGATTATCAGACTGA
- the lysA gene encoding diaminopimelate decarboxylase, with product MNLHFKTNEKGNLDIGGADALEIAQEYGTPLYVTDEMRVRDNYRRVYQAFTNEYEDFKIFYAAKANTSLAMMKILEQEGSCIDAVSPGEIYTALMAGFEGDRILYTGNNVTTEELKFALDAGVRVNLDSVSMLERLAKIPGAEGTKISFRVNPMVGAGHHDHCITGGELSKFGIMEHEAVQVYQKAIELGFKPVGIHTHIGSGILDPEPFKLAVQVLMDVAGRVNKEAGVTFEFIDFGGGLGIPYTPEEGLLDIEKFAKEIVGLYQDKLAEHNMGQPTMCIEPGRYIVGDASYLLTQVNTVKQSYRKFIGVNAGFNTLLRPTMYGSYHHILVADKPEAEPTENIDVAGNICESGDLFARARPLPEIKEGDILAIMNAGAYAFSMASQYNSRPLPAEVMVCDGTVDIIRERENFADLYRKQNIPLRLLK from the coding sequence ATGAACTTACACTTTAAGACCAATGAAAAAGGCAACCTGGACATCGGGGGTGCCGATGCCCTGGAAATTGCCCAGGAATATGGAACACCACTTTATGTTACAGATGAAATGAGAGTGCGGGACAATTATAGAAGAGTCTATCAAGCATTCACCAATGAATATGAAGACTTTAAAATATTCTACGCTGCTAAAGCCAACACCAGCCTGGCAATGATGAAAATATTAGAACAGGAAGGGAGTTGTATTGACGCTGTTTCCCCTGGAGAAATCTACACCGCATTAATGGCAGGATTTGAAGGTGACCGGATTCTTTACACAGGAAACAATGTTACCACTGAAGAACTGAAATTCGCCCTTGATGCGGGTGTGCGCGTGAACCTGGACAGCGTGTCCATGCTGGAACGTCTTGCAAAAATTCCAGGAGCAGAAGGGACTAAAATATCATTCCGAGTCAACCCCATGGTGGGTGCTGGTCACCACGACCACTGCATCACCGGGGGAGAATTGTCCAAGTTTGGGATAATGGAACATGAAGCAGTGCAGGTTTACCAAAAAGCGATTGAACTCGGATTCAAACCAGTGGGTATCCACACTCACATTGGATCTGGTATTCTGGACCCTGAACCATTTAAATTAGCAGTACAAGTCCTTATGGACGTGGCTGGCCGGGTGAACAAGGAGGCAGGTGTTACATTTGAATTCATAGATTTCGGTGGAGGTCTGGGAATACCTTACACTCCTGAGGAAGGTTTACTGGATATTGAGAAATTCGCAAAGGAGATTGTGGGACTCTACCAGGATAAACTTGCAGAACACAATATGGGTCAACCAACCATGTGCATAGAACCGGGACGTTACATAGTAGGAGATGCATCTTACCTTTTAACCCAAGTTAACACTGTTAAACAGAGTTACCGAAAATTTATAGGGGTTAACGCAGGATTTAACACATTACTGCGACCTACCATGTACGGATCTTACCACCACATCCTGGTGGCAGATAAACCTGAAGCAGAACCCACTGAAAACATCGACGTGGCTGGAAATATCTGTGAATCTGGAGATCTTTTCGCCAGGGCCCGACCACTACCAGAAATCAAGGAAGGTGACATTCTTGCTATTATGAATGCCGGGGCCTATGCCTTTAGCATGGCCAGCCAGTACAACTCCCGACCACTGCCGGCAGAGGTGATGGTTTGTGATGGTACCGTTGATATAATAAGGGAAAGGGAAAACTTCGCTGATCTATACCGTAAACAGAATATTCCCCTGAGGCTGTTAAAATGA